A window of Kribbella sp. NBC_00382 genomic DNA:
CTTGCCGCCGAACCAGTTGCCGTCCTCGCACCACCAGCGGGCGTTGACGAAGCTCAGGCTGGACGGCTTGAGGCCGGTCGCGTTGCTCGCGGCAACGTTGTGCGTGGTCGCCGCGTCACTCGGCAGCGCCCCGAGCAGTACCGCCCCGACGGCGCCGATGGCCGCAATCCCTGCAGTGGAAGCGGAAACGGCCAGCTTGATCTTCTTGTTCATGATCCCCAAACCCCTTGTGTGTCAGTCTCTGCAGCACCCCCTCGGCCCTGCACACACTGAGACGGCGGCTCTAGGAAAAAGGTTGGCCGTTGATGAGATTTTTCTTCGGGGCGTAGTAGCTGGTGGGGCTGGATGCTCTCGGCAAGCTGTCCAGAGCAGGCGCCAGGGCATCCGGGGTGGGGATGAGGACCGAGTCGCCGCGGGCGATGGTGGGGTCCAGGTACTCGTGGCCGGGGAGGTTGGCCACTGCGGTGCGGCAGCCGAGCAGCATGCCTTCGAAGAGGGCGGTGGTGGAGACGCCTACCTGGTAGGTCGCGGCGGCCAGGACGGCGAGGGTGTTGCCCGCAGACAGCCGCACGCCATCAGGAAGGACATAGTCCGTACTGCGCTCGCTCGGGTGCAAGTGGAAGGCCACGTCCAGGTCAGGGCGGGCAGCCGCGAGCTCGGCCGCATAGGAGAGTAGTGCCGGGCCGGTCGTGCCCTGGGACAGGAAGACGACCAGGCGTGGGTCCTTGGCCGCCAACTCATCCGGCGACAGCGGGGAGATGAAAGAGGCGCCGGCTACCTCAGCCTTCATCCCGGCCGGCAACTCGGCGACGTCGGTCCAGTACGAGCCGAAACACCAGAGCTCATCGGGCTGGTCGGCCACGTCGGGACGCCCGGGATAGCTGTAGCCGAGGTGGTACGGGCTGATGGCGCCGTGCTGGAGCTCGACGACCCGGATGCCGAGGTCGCGGGCGGCGCCGACGATGTGCTGGTGGAAGTACGCCACCACGACGTACACGGTCTTGATCTCTCGGCGTTTGAGCAAGGTGCGATAGATCGCACGCAGCCGACTGTGTTTCGGCAACTCGCGAGCAACCAGCGCGGCGACGGGGACCTTGACGCCCGTCTCGGCCTCCAGCGCGGACGCGATCTCAGCGCAACGGGCGTGCACACGCCGGCTCCGAACGGCACCAAAAGCCGAGGTGAAGAAGTCGAGGTTGACGCTCCCCGGCAGCGGCGTCCCGTTGATGCCCGAGTCCAGTACCAGGGCCGAGTCGCCGAGCGCCGTACGCAGTGAGTCGGTGTAGATCTCGATGCCGCCCGGCTTTCGCGGGTGCGGGACCACCAGAGCGTCGTACGAGCCGCGGGCCAGGAACGGGTTGCGGGTGACGGTGCCGGCCACGTGCTTGCCGACGAGACGGGCCTGGTCGGCGCGGGTCCGGCGTACCGGGTGGGGGTCGCCGTGCAGGCCGCTGCGGCGGGTCAGCTCATGGAAGATGCGCATCCGGATGATCGGCCACGGTCGGACGCCGTCGATCTGCCAGGTCAGCAGGTCCAGCTCCCGCTCCACCTTCCAGATCGCCTGGCAGAGTGTCGTCACCGTCAGGATGGTGCCGCTCCCGGTACTCGTCATGGTTGATCCCTACTATCCCCGCGAGGCTGCCGATGCCCGAGAAGAACCGGCGGACAGCCTTCAGCAGGTACGCCTTCCGGAAGAGCACCAGACCGCCGAGGCCGAACCCCAGGGCCGACACGATCCGGGCCAAAGAATAGGCCAGTACCAGGACGTACCCGCGCACGCCCGGCCGGATCAGCAGCCGGCTGATGGTGTCGCCGCTGCCGGACCGGAAGGCGCGGCGGACCAGCCAGGACAGGGTCGTCCGGGACGGTGGCACGTGTTCGTGGATCTGGGCTTCCTCGCACCAGACGATCCGGTAGCCGGCCCGGTGCACGCGGAGGAAGAAGTGCAGGTCGCTGGAGCCGGTGTAGCGGAAGGCGGGATGGAAGCTCGGCGTCACCGAGTGGTAGACGTGCTGGGCGACCAGGGTGTTGTTCGTGTACGCCTTGTTCCGCAGATCGCCCGTCTCGTGCCGGCCGGTCGAGTCGTGGACGTCGCTGTACCGGTTCCAGCCGGGTGCGTCGGGAGGCAGGATGCCCCGGACCGGGCCGGTCACCACGTCGGCGCCGGCCGTGCGCCAGGCGCGCAGCAGAGTGCTCAGCCAGCCGGGCGGCGCCACCTCGTCATCGTCGACGAAGATCAGCGCGTCGTCGTCCCAGGCGAGCAGGACCGACTTCTCCCGGGCGAAGGGGATACCGGGCTCCGGCTCCATCGCTGCCTCGACCGGGTAGCGGCCGTCCTTGGCCGCGCGCTCGATCACGTCGGTGGCAGTGCCCTCGTCGTCGTTGTCGACCACGATGATCCGGACGGTGTAGTCCTCTTCTTCCGGAAGTTCCTGGGCGAGCAGGCTGTCGAGCAGCGCTTCCAGCAGAGCGGGTCGCCGAAAGGTGATGACGGCGATCGCGACCCTGGTGCCCATGCCGCCAGACAATATCTGTACATGGCCACCCGGCGTGAGGTCGGCTGTGTCGTGAAACCTGCTAGAAACAGCGCCTGTACCTACGCGTGGGTACAGTGGCGAGGTGGAGACAGCGGAACGGTTGATCCGGAGTACGCAGGAATTGCTCTGGGAACGGGGCTACGTCGGTACCAGCCCGAAGGCGATCCAGCTCGCCGCCGAGGCCGGTCAGGGCAGCATGTACCACCACTTCAGCGGCAAGGCCGAGCTGGCCAAAGCGGCCATCGAGCGGTCCGGCGCGGAACTGCGTGAGGCCGCCGAGCAGCAGTTCGAAGCGGCCGGTACGGCGACCGAGCGGATCGCCGGCTACCTCGAGCGCGATCGCGAGGTGCTCAAGGGCTGCCGGATGGGCCGGCTGACCGCTGACCCGGACGTGATCGCCGATCCGGTACTGCGTGCGCCGGTCGCCGAGACCTTCAGTTGGCTCCGCGCCCGGCTCGCCGAGATCATTGCTGAGGGCAAGGAATCGGGTGAGTATCCGGCCGGCCTGGATCCGGACCGGACCGCCGCGACGATCGCGGCGGTGTTGCAGGGTGGCTACGTGCTGGCCCGCGCGGACGGGTCGGACGAGCCGTTCGAACTTGCTGTCCAAGGCCTGGTTGATCTGCTCAAGGGAGTTACTTCGTGAGAATCGGTGCGATCTTTCCCCAGCTCGAGATCGGTGCGGATCCGGGTGTCGTCCGGGACTGGACCGAGACGGTCGAGGCGGCCGGCTACACGCATGCGCTCGCCTATGACCACGTGCTCGGCGCCGATCCCGCCAACCGGCCGGGCTGGACGGGGTACACGGACAAGTCGCTGTTCCACGAGGTCTTCGTGCTCTTCGGGTACATGGCCGCCATCACCACGACGCTGGAGCTCGTCACCGGCGTACTGGTCCTCCCGCAACGCCAGACCGCGCTGGCCGCCAAGCAGGCGGCGGAGGTCGACGTCCTGAGCGGCGGCCGGCTGCGGCTCGGTGTCGGCATCGGATGGAACGCGGTCGAGTACGAAGCGCTCGGTGTGCCGTTCGAGCAGCGCGGCGCCCGGCTGACCGAGCAAGTCGAGTTGCTCCGCAAGCTCTGGGCCGAGCCGGTCATCTCAGCTGAGGGCCGGCACGAGAAGATCGTCGAGGCCGGGCTCAACCCGTTGCCGCCGCGTCGGCGCATTCCGGTCTGGTTCGGCGGTGGGGCGGAGGCCGTACTACGCCGTACCGGCCGGATCGGTGACGGTTGGATGCCGCAGAGCCCGCCGACCGCTGAGGCGCGACGGCAGGTCGAGCTGGTCCGGTCAACCGCAGTCGAGGCCGGGCGCGATCCGGCGGAGATCGGGTTCGAGGCGAGGCTGTCGCTGGGGGCGGTACCGGAGAAGGAATGGCCCGATTTCGTCGAGGGATGGCGGGAGCTGGGAGCCACGCATCTCGGGGTGAATACGATGAACATGGGTCTCGGGAAACCCGAGGAGCACGCCGCCGTACTACGAGACGTCCTGCCGCTGCTGCAGGGCCGATAGGAGTCCAGCTGTGTCAGTCGACGTCATCGGGCCGATGGGTGAGCGGTACGACGAGATCTTGAGCGAGCGGGCGCTGGAGCTGATCGGGCTCCTGCACCGGGAGCTGAACCCGCGCCGGCTGGAGTTGCTGGAGCGACGGCAGGCGCGGCAGGAGGAGATCGCGGCCGGTGGGTCGCTCGGGTTCCTGGACGAGACGAAGGCCGTCCGTGAGGACCCGTCATGGCGAGTGGCGGAGGCAGCGCCGGGGCTGGTCGACCGGCGGGTGGAGATCACCGGGCCGACCGACCGGAAGATGACGATCAACGCGCTCAACTCGGGCGCCAAGGTCTGGCTGGCCGACCAGGAGGACGCGAACACGCCGACCTGGGAGAACGTGGTCGGCGGGCAGCTCAACCTGCTCGACGCGGTGACCCGCAAGATCGACTTCAGTACCTCCTCAAAGTCGTACGCGCTGAAGCCGGACGAAGAGCTCGCGACGATCGTCGTCCGGCCGCGCGGCTGGCACCTGCCGGAGAAGCATCTACTGGTCGACGGCGAGCGGACCTCGGGGTCCCTGGTCGACTTCGCGCTCTACCTCGTGGCCTGTGGACAACTGCAGCTCGACCGTGGCGCCGGGCCGTACTACTACCTGCCGAAGATGGAGTCGCACCTCGAGGCGCGGCTGTGGAACGACGCGTTCGTCCTCGCCCAGGACTTCCTCGGGCTGCCGCGCGGCACGATCCGCGCGACCGTGCTGATCGAGACGTACCCGGCGGCCTTCGAGATGGAGGAGATCCTGTACGAGCTGCGCGAGCACTCGGCCGGGCTGAACGCCGGGCGCTGGGACTTCATGTTCTCGGTGATCAAGACGTACCGCACCCGTGGCGCCGACTTCCAGCTGCCCGACCGCAACTCGGTGACGATGACCGTGCCGTTCATGCGGGCGTACACGGAGCTGCTCGTCCGTACCTGCCACAAGCGCGGCGCGCACGCGATCGGCGGGATGGCGGCGTTCATCCCGAGCAAGGACCCGGCGGTCAACGAGCAGGCGTTCGCGAAGGTCGAGGCGGACAAGACCCGCGAGGCCGGCGACGGCTTCGACGGGTCGTGGGTCGCCCACCCGGGCATGGTCGAGACGTGCAAGACGGTTTTCAGTTCGGTGCTGGGTGACCGGCCGAACCAACTCGACGTACTGCGCGAAGACGTGCACGTCACGGCCGAACAGCTCCTCGACGTGGCGGCAACGCCCGGCGAGGTGACCGAGGCCGGGCTGCGGAACAACATCAGCGTGGCGGTCCAATACCTCGCCGCCTGGCTCGAAGGCACCGGCGCGGTCGGGATCTTCAACCTGATGGAGGACGCTGCCACCGCTGAGATCTCGCGCTCGCAGATCTGGCAATGGCGCCGCAACGGCGTGGTGCTGGACACCGGCGCCGAGGTGACGACCGATCTCGTCACCGCCCTCGCCGACGAGGAGATCGCCAAGCTCGGTGGCGACCCTGCTGCCTATGCCACCGCCCGCGAGACCTTCCTCGCGGTGGCGCTCGCCGACGAGTACATCGACTTCCTGACGCTGCCCGCCTACGAGCGCTTCAAGTAGTCCTCGACGTTCACGGTCGGGATGCCGCCACCCGCGCGGGCGATCACAGCGACAGAGACCTCGTCGGTGGGATTGCTCTCGCGGTGGATGGTGAACGCCGGCACGTGGATGAAGTCACCGGCCTCGGCATCCACGTAGCCCTCGCCGCCGTCGAACTCCAGCCGGAGAATGCCCGAGACGACGTACAGGCTGGTCTCGTTGCGGTCGTGGTGATGCCAGCCGGAGATCGCGCCGGGCTGGGTCTCGACCCGCCCGGCCCACAGGATCGGCAACTCGAACGCCTTCTTGCGAAGCATCCCGCTGGTCGGGTCGGTCGCCACCAGCTCGACTTCGCGGATCACGCGCACAGGTTCGCTCATGGGATCAGTCTGACCAGGTGTAGGTGCCAGCCGGTACTACGAGGGTTGGTACTGGCGTGTGGCGGAGGATTTTGGTCGCGGTGGAGCCCAGGAACACTCGGGCCAGTTGGCCCAGGCGGCTGGAGCCGAGGACCAGGACGTCGTCGGGGGACCAGGGGATGGCGGTGAGGGCGCCGGCCCAGCCGCGGCCACGGGCGACCACCGTCTCGACGTCGGTGATGCCGTGGTTCTTGCAGAACTCCAAGGCGTCCTCGTGGAGTTCGACGGCCTGCTCGGCCCATTGGGCGGCGACCATGTCCTCGGCGTCGAGGCCGACCTCGGGTGGGTACATCGTGTTGGCGCGCGGGACGAAGGTGGCGACCCGGAGATGGCCGTTGTAGCGCTTGACCAGGGAGCAGGCCGCGGCGAGTGCTTCGCGAGACCGATCGGTACCGGCGTACGCGCAGGTCAAGGAGCCGAAGGTGGCGTGGGGGTCGCCACCGTAGCCTTGGGGAGCGAGCAGGATCGGGACCGGCGACGAGTGCAGCAGTCTGGAGCTGACGCTGCCCGCCAGGAACGAGCCTTGAGTGGCGGCTCTGGCGGAGCCCAGGACGAGTAGGTCGACGCCGGCCTCCTCGGCGACGCGGACCAGCCCGTCGGCAACGGAGCTCGAGGCGATCCGGCGGAACTCCAGCCCGTCGGGATTGCCGGGTGACAACGCTTCGACCGCGTCGCGATGGGCCTGGTCGGCGACGGAGTCGAGCCATTGACGGTACTCGAGGTCGACTCGTTCGGTACCGGGTTCGGAGCCGGGCGGTAGGACGGCGACGACGACCAGCTCAGCTCCCGTAGTACGGCGTAATGTCGCGCCGAGTTCGAGGGCTTCGGGGGTGTCGTCGCCACCGCGGTAGGCGACTACGGCCTTCACAGTTCACCTGCCTCGGTGTCGTGCAGGATCGAATGCTTGTGGCTGTAGAGGAAGTAGACGGTCAGCGCCAGGAGCAGCCAGATCCCGACCGAGATCCAGGTGACGGCGGCGATCGTGCTCGCGGCGTACGCGCAGGAGACGATCGACAGGACCGGGATCACCGGGCCGAACGGCAACCGGAAGCCGCGCTCCAGGTCGGGCCGGGTCCGGCGCAGGATGATCACCGTCGCCGACACCACCATGAACGCGGCCAGCGTGCCGATGCTGACCAGGTCGAACAGCTTGTCGATCGGTACCACCGCTGCCAGCACCGCGATGAAGGTGCTGGTGACGAGCACGTTCTTGTTCGGCGACAAGGTGTTGCTGTTCACCTCTTTGAACAACGGCGGCAGCATCCCGTCGCGGCCCATCGCGAACAGGATCCGGGTCTGGCCGTAGACGGTGATCAGGGTGACCGAGAAGATCGAGATGACGGCGCCCGCGGCGATGATGATGCCGGGCAGCGCGACCCCGGTGACGTCGTTCAGGATCGCTTCCAGGCCGGCGTCCTGACCCTCGAACTTGGGTGTGGGCTGGGCGGCCACGGCGGCGAAGGCGACCAGCAGGTAGAAGACGGTGACGATCGCGACCGCGCCGAAGACCGCTCGCGGGATGGTCCGGCCGGGGTTCTTGACCTCCTCACCCGCGGTGGAGACGGCGTCGATGCCGAGGAAGGTGAAGAAGATCGCCGGGATGGCGGCGGAGATCCCGCTGATCCCCTCGGGCGCGAAGGGCTTCAGGTTGCCGGACTTGAAGCCGGTCAGCGCCAGTACGACGAACAGCGCCAGCACACACAGCTTGATGACCACCATGATCGCGTTCGCCCGGGCGGACTCCTTCGCGCCGCGCAGCAGCAACAGGCAGCACAGGCCGACCAGGACGACGGCGGGCAGGTTGATGATGCCGGGGCCTTCGGCGAGCAGCCCGGAGCTCAGCGATTCGGGGATCCGGAAGCCGAAGACGTCGTCGAGCAACGCGTTGAAGTACTCGGCCCAGCCGACCGACGTGGCGGCGCCGGCCACGCCGTACTCGAGGATGAGGGCCCAGCCGACGAGGTAGGCGGGGAGTTCGCCGAGCGAAGCGAACGAGTAGGAGTAGGCCGAACCCGAGACCGGGATGGTCGAGGCGACCTCCGCGTAGCAGAGCGCGGTCAGGGCCGCGATGATCCCGACCAGCAGGAAGGTGATCATCACGGCCGGGCCGGCCTTGGGGACGGTCACCGCGAGCACGAAGAAGATGCCGGTACCGATGGTGGCGCCGACGCCGAACATCATCAGCTGGAACGTGGTCATCGTTCGCTCGAGGTGCTCCGACCCGTGTTCGCCCCGGCTCGCGGCGAGCATGTCGTCGATACTCTTCTTGCGCAACAACGGATGCGACGGTGACGGCGGACGAGTGGCTCTGCTCATGGTGGCCTCCGACCGGATCGGTCGGGCCAGCGTGACAGGTTAACTGCGTTTCCAGAAGTCCCGGGTGGGTGCCTTGACCGGCGCGGTGGTGCCGGCGAACTCGTCGAGGGCTTGCAGGGTTTCTGTCCAGAGGGCGTCGAGGCGGGTGTCGTCGAGTGGGATGGTGTCCAGGGACTTCAGGGTGGTGATGAGGTTCTGGAGCTTGGTGACTTCGAGGTTCTGGAGTACGGCTTCCAGGCGGCTGGCCAGGTCGGACAGGATGATTCGGCGCTGGGCCGCGGTCGGCGTACCGGCTGAGCGGAGGAGTTGGGCCTCAGCGGCTGCCTGGGCGCGGGCCTCTTCGATCAGTCCGCCGGCCGACTGCTCGATGACAGGGCTGGGGGCCATGCGCTTCGAGCTGCGGGAGAAGATTCCTGGGCCATCGCCGAAGGCCCGGCCTCGGCGGGCTGGGGCTGCTGCGCCTGCAGGTGCTGCGCCTCCAGGAGCAAAGCCCATCGCGTTCAGCGGGGCTGCAGCGAACCCCATAGCGGGCGCGGCGGGCATGGCTAGTTGGCGGGGGTCCCAGCCGGCGGGGAGTTCTACGGGTTGCGTGACGCGGTGCTTGGGGCCGCCTTCGGCGACGACTCGGGTGTCGACGGCGACTAGGGCTGTGAAGCGGCAGAGGACGTGGTGCTTCAGGGAGACCGCGACGATCTGGTGTTCCAGCTTCTCGAGATCGACCGAGCCGCCGCCGAAGGTGTCGCTCGCGGTGGCGTAGCGGTCTTCGAGGTCGCGCAGATGACCGCGGGCCCAGACGGCGGCTGCGGCGCCTTCGGTTTGGACGGCTGGGATCGTCACCTGCCATGGCTCGCCTGCGGGCGTGAGGCCGTGGAGGTGGGCCGTGGCGTTCTCGGGGGTACCGCTGTAGCGGCCGCGGAGTACGAGCGGGACGCCGGCGAAGGCGTTCGGCATCCGGGCCGGGCTGATCGTGTCGTCGAGCAGGGTGAGGCCGTCGGCGGTGAGCGTGAGGTTGGTGAGCAACGGCGTACCGATCCTGAGGTGGATGCGGTCGAGTGCCTCGTCGAGACGGTCCTCGCTCTCGACTAGCTCGCAGCGGCCGCCGCCGAGGCCGGCCAGGCGACCGAGGAAGCCGGCGTTGACGGCTTGATCGATGCCGACGGTGTGGATCCGTACGCCGGCCAGCGGTGTGGCCAGTCCGGCGAGGAGCTGGTCCTCGTTGCCTACCTGTCCATCCGTCACCAGGACGAGGACGCGGTCGCGGGAGTTGCTGTTCTCGCCTAGGAGCCGGGCGGCTTCCTGGAGCGGGGTGAACATTTCGGTGCCGCCGCGAGCGGTCAGGCCGGCGAGGTGCTCGACGGCGCGGAAGCGGTTGCGGTCGGTGGCTTCGGCCAAGGTGTTCTCGGGCAGGCCGGTGGGGCGCTCGATGACGGTGTCGAAGCTCAGTACGGCGAAGCGGTCCGTCGCCGTCAGGGTGTCGACGATCCGGGCTGCGGCTCGGCGGGCGGCGACCATCTTCCAGCCGCTCATGCTGCCGGATCGGTCTAGTACCAGCACTACGTCCCGCGGTCGGGTTGCTGTGTCGTTGACCGGCGGCAGGATGGTCAGCTCGAAGGTTCCCTCGCTGGTGGACTCCTGGTCGGGCTGGGTGGTGAAGGCTGTGGCGGTTGCTTCGGGTTCGCCGTAGGCGAGTCGGAGGATGAAGTCGCGGTCGACGCGTTCGCCGGGGTTGATGGTGACGGTGGTCTGGCGAGCGCCTTGTTCGGTGGCGATCGCGTGCAGGCTGGAGCGGATGCCGTTGAGGGGAAGGCCTGCCGGGTCGATGTCGGCGGTGATGCTGAGGCGGACGGGGTTGGGGAAGCCGGGGAGCAGGATCGGCGGGGTGATACGAGAGGCATCCGGTACTGCGTCCGTGTCGGGTACGACGCCGTCGCCGACGGACGGTCCGCTGATCGGCGTACCGGGGATGTAGCGCGGGGCGACGACCAACGGCAGCCGGTACGTCGCTTCGCCGTCCTCGTACGGGAGGGGGCCGACGAGGGTGAGCTCCACCGACACGCGCTCGCCGGGGACGATGTTGCCGACCCGCAGCGTGAAGACGTCGGGGCGCTCTTCTTCCGCGATCGACGCACGCTGACCGGCCGCGATCGCCTGGTCGTAGGTCTCCCGTGCCTCGGCGCGCTCTTTCAGCTCAGCCTCGACGGTTCGTCCATCCGCAGTCATCCGCAATCCAGTCACCGCGGCGCGCGGCGGCAACGGGAAGATGTACGTCGCCTCCAGCGCGACGTCATGGGGGTTGTGGAACCCCTGCGTAATCACCGTCCGAGACACCAGCCCCGTCACAGTCGCCCGCACGTCGATGCTCTCCAGCGGCAGATTCCCCCGCTCAGTACTCAAGCTACCGAGCCCCGCATCAGAAGCACTCTGCAACTCGTCGGGTCGGAGGGTAGGCAGAACAGTCATAACTCGTCTCCTGACGATTGAGAAAGAAGCCCCTGCCGCCTCAACTCAGCAAGCAACGGACCAGCCGCAGCAGCAAGCCGCTCGACATCCGGAACAGCCCCACCCTGATCCAGCACCACAGTCACCCCGTCAGCAATCCGCACAGCAGCAACCACCGCGACCTCCGGCGCTAACGCGCCGGAGGTCGCGGGAAGCAGGTCGGGCGCCGAGGCAGCAGCGAGACGGTGAGTGCCGCCGGTGGCAGTGCCGGCGGGGAGTACCTCATGCTCCGCCGCGCCGAGCGGAGCGTTAGCGGAGCGAGGGGTCTCGCCGGGGGCGGTGTCGGCGGGGCTGGGCTCGGGTGAGCGGTCCGCCCAGAAGCGGGCTCGGGCCAAGGCGGGCTGGCCCGCCGTCGCAGCTGCGGCCGACTCGGGGGCCGCGCCCCCGGGAGCTGCCGGCGCGGGCGCCGCACCTGCTGACACGCCCGGCTCGGGCGCCGCATCGCTCGCGCCGCCCACTCTGCCCGCGTCGCTCACCGCGGCTGGCGCGGAGGCCGCCTTTGGGGGGTTGGGTGGGAGGGCGGCGATGGGTTCTAGGGCTTGGTTGGTGGCGCCGGCTAACTCGGATTGGATTTGGGCGATGGTTTGGCCCTGGGACTGGCGGCGTTTGATGGCTACCAGTTGGAGTAGGTGGCGGTGGCTGTAGAGAGCCGTGCGGCCGC
This region includes:
- a CDS encoding glycosyltransferase, whose protein sequence is MGTRVAIAVITFRRPALLEALLDSLLAQELPEEEDYTVRIIVVDNDDEGTATDVIERAAKDGRYPVEAAMEPEPGIPFAREKSVLLAWDDDALIFVDDDEVAPPGWLSTLLRAWRTAGADVVTGPVRGILPPDAPGWNRYSDVHDSTGRHETGDLRNKAYTNNTLVAQHVYHSVTPSFHPAFRYTGSSDLHFFLRVHRAGYRIVWCEEAQIHEHVPPSRTTLSWLVRRAFRSGSGDTISRLLIRPGVRGYVLVLAYSLARIVSALGFGLGGLVLFRKAYLLKAVRRFFSGIGSLAGIVGINHDEYRERHHPDGDDTLPGDLEGGAGAGPADLADRRRPTVADHPDAHLP
- a CDS encoding TetR/AcrR family transcriptional regulator, yielding METAERLIRSTQELLWERGYVGTSPKAIQLAAEAGQGSMYHHFSGKAELAKAAIERSGAELREAAEQQFEAAGTATERIAGYLERDREVLKGCRMGRLTADPDVIADPVLRAPVAETFSWLRARLAEIIAEGKESGEYPAGLDPDRTAATIAAVLQGGYVLARADGSDEPFELAVQGLVDLLKGVTS
- a CDS encoding LLM class F420-dependent oxidoreductase, producing the protein MRIGAIFPQLEIGADPGVVRDWTETVEAAGYTHALAYDHVLGADPANRPGWTGYTDKSLFHEVFVLFGYMAAITTTLELVTGVLVLPQRQTALAAKQAAEVDVLSGGRLRLGVGIGWNAVEYEALGVPFEQRGARLTEQVELLRKLWAEPVISAEGRHEKIVEAGLNPLPPRRRIPVWFGGGAEAVLRRTGRIGDGWMPQSPPTAEARRQVELVRSTAVEAGRDPAEIGFEARLSLGAVPEKEWPDFVEGWRELGATHLGVNTMNMGLGKPEEHAAVLRDVLPLLQGR
- the aceB gene encoding malate synthase A — protein: MSVDVIGPMGERYDEILSERALELIGLLHRELNPRRLELLERRQARQEEIAAGGSLGFLDETKAVREDPSWRVAEAAPGLVDRRVEITGPTDRKMTINALNSGAKVWLADQEDANTPTWENVVGGQLNLLDAVTRKIDFSTSSKSYALKPDEELATIVVRPRGWHLPEKHLLVDGERTSGSLVDFALYLVACGQLQLDRGAGPYYYLPKMESHLEARLWNDAFVLAQDFLGLPRGTIRATVLIETYPAAFEMEEILYELREHSAGLNAGRWDFMFSVIKTYRTRGADFQLPDRNSVTMTVPFMRAYTELLVRTCHKRGAHAIGGMAAFIPSKDPAVNEQAFAKVEADKTREAGDGFDGSWVAHPGMVETCKTVFSSVLGDRPNQLDVLREDVHVTAEQLLDVAATPGEVTEAGLRNNISVAVQYLAAWLEGTGAVGIFNLMEDAATAEISRSQIWQWRRNGVVLDTGAEVTTDLVTALADEEIAKLGGDPAAYATARETFLAVALADEYIDFLTLPAYERFK
- a CDS encoding cupin domain-containing protein translates to MSEPVRVIREVELVATDPTSGMLRKKAFELPILWAGRVETQPGAISGWHHHDRNETSLYVVSGILRLEFDGGEGYVDAEAGDFIHVPAFTIHRESNPTDEVSVAVIARAGGGIPTVNVEDYLKRS
- a CDS encoding universal stress protein, whose translation is MKAVVAYRGGDDTPEALELGATLRRTTGAELVVVAVLPPGSEPGTERVDLEYRQWLDSVADQAHRDAVEALSPGNPDGLEFRRIASSSVADGLVRVAEEAGVDLLVLGSARAATQGSFLAGSVSSRLLHSSPVPILLAPQGYGGDPHATFGSLTCAYAGTDRSREALAAACSLVKRYNGHLRVATFVPRANTMYPPEVGLDAEDMVAAQWAEQAVELHEDALEFCKNHGITDVETVVARGRGWAGALTAIPWSPDDVLVLGSSRLGQLARVFLGSTATKILRHTPVPTLVVPAGTYTWSD
- a CDS encoding amino acid permease, which produces MSRATRPPSPSHPLLRKKSIDDMLAASRGEHGSEHLERTMTTFQLMMFGVGATIGTGIFFVLAVTVPKAGPAVMITFLLVGIIAALTALCYAEVASTIPVSGSAYSYSFASLGELPAYLVGWALILEYGVAGAATSVGWAEYFNALLDDVFGFRIPESLSSGLLAEGPGIINLPAVVLVGLCCLLLLRGAKESARANAIMVVIKLCVLALFVVLALTGFKSGNLKPFAPEGISGISAAIPAIFFTFLGIDAVSTAGEEVKNPGRTIPRAVFGAVAIVTVFYLLVAFAAVAAQPTPKFEGQDAGLEAILNDVTGVALPGIIIAAGAVISIFSVTLITVYGQTRILFAMGRDGMLPPLFKEVNSNTLSPNKNVLVTSTFIAVLAAVVPIDKLFDLVSIGTLAAFMVVSATVIILRRTRPDLERGFRLPFGPVIPVLSIVSCAYAASTIAAVTWISVGIWLLLALTVYFLYSHKHSILHDTEAGEL
- a CDS encoding VIT domain-containing protein is translated as MTVLPTLRPDELQSASDAGLGSLSTERGNLPLESIDVRATVTGLVSRTVITQGFHNPHDVALEATYIFPLPPRAAVTGLRMTADGRTVEAELKERAEARETYDQAIAAGQRASIAEEERPDVFTLRVGNIVPGERVSVELTLVGPLPYEDGEATYRLPLVVAPRYIPGTPISGPSVGDGVVPDTDAVPDASRITPPILLPGFPNPVRLSITADIDPAGLPLNGIRSSLHAIATEQGARQTTVTINPGERVDRDFILRLAYGEPEATATAFTTQPDQESTSEGTFELTILPPVNDTATRPRDVVLVLDRSGSMSGWKMVAARRAAARIVDTLTATDRFAVLSFDTVIERPTGLPENTLAEATDRNRFRAVEHLAGLTARGGTEMFTPLQEAARLLGENSNSRDRVLVLVTDGQVGNEDQLLAGLATPLAGVRIHTVGIDQAVNAGFLGRLAGLGGGRCELVESEDRLDEALDRIHLRIGTPLLTNLTLTADGLTLLDDTISPARMPNAFAGVPLVLRGRYSGTPENATAHLHGLTPAGEPWQVTIPAVQTEGAAAAVWARGHLRDLEDRYATASDTFGGGSVDLEKLEHQIVAVSLKHHVLCRFTALVAVDTRVVAEGGPKHRVTQPVELPAGWDPRQLAMPAAPAMGFAAAPLNAMGFAPGGAAPAGAAAPARRGRAFGDGPGIFSRSSKRMAPSPVIEQSAGGLIEEARAQAAAEAQLLRSAGTPTAAQRRIILSDLASRLEAVLQNLEVTKLQNLITTLKSLDTIPLDDTRLDALWTETLQALDEFAGTTAPVKAPTRDFWKRS
- a CDS encoding MerR family transcriptional regulator, whose protein sequence is MELWTLGELAERVEAALADYPSQANGRVRAVPDQRTIRWYTTTGLVDRPTEMRGRTALYSHRHLLQLVAIKRRQSQGQTIAQIQSELAGATNQALEPIAALPPNPPKAASAPAAVSDAGRVGGASDAAPEPGVSAGAAPAPAAPGGAAPESAAAATAGQPALARARFWADRSPEPSPADTAPGETPRSANAPLGAAEHEVLPAGTATGGTHRLAAASAPDLLPATSGALAPEVAVVAAVRIADGVTVVLDQGGAVPDVERLAAAAGPLLAELRRQGLLSQSSGDEL